From a region of the Spelaeicoccus albus genome:
- a CDS encoding CatB-related O-acetyltransferase, giving the protein MAKKFTITEEFLRELQSHRVYLHRKNLSVADGKYGWLAAGQEIVLHGPVTIEQNSGLFGGKYRAMAGGRHTSGLCSIGAFSYSYSALPESIVIGRFCSISRGLRFIDSHHPLNLITTSAITFRTKNPLFADFMTDPIVEHAKSFHPYGELRYPEIGHDVWIGDGATLAAGITIGTGAVIAAGAVVTKDVPPYAIVGGNPGRIIRYRFDESRAHELIASRWWEYDPRSLFAEQLTDTRKLLDDISAGRVEKYPFASIALSATETRPSNS; this is encoded by the coding sequence GTGGCTAAAAAATTCACGATCACTGAAGAATTTCTGCGCGAACTACAGAGTCATCGCGTCTATTTGCATCGAAAGAACCTGTCGGTAGCGGACGGCAAATATGGCTGGTTGGCGGCGGGCCAAGAAATTGTCTTGCACGGACCCGTGACGATCGAGCAGAACTCGGGGCTCTTCGGCGGCAAGTATCGCGCGATGGCTGGGGGACGGCACACATCCGGCCTGTGCAGTATCGGCGCGTTTAGCTACTCGTATTCGGCGCTACCCGAAAGCATCGTGATTGGCAGATTCTGCTCGATCTCGCGAGGACTGAGATTCATCGACTCGCATCATCCGCTGAATCTGATCACGACATCGGCGATAACTTTTCGCACGAAGAACCCGCTGTTCGCCGATTTCATGACTGATCCGATTGTCGAGCACGCCAAATCCTTCCACCCGTACGGAGAATTGCGTTACCCGGAGATCGGTCACGACGTATGGATCGGTGACGGCGCTACCCTGGCCGCGGGCATCACGATAGGAACCGGAGCCGTCATCGCCGCTGGAGCCGTGGTTACGAAAGACGTGCCGCCGTATGCAATTGTTGGCGGAAACCCGGGCCGCATCATCCGATACAGATTCGATGAGTCCCGAGCGCACGAATTGATCGCCAGTCGGTGGTGGGAATACGATCCACGTTCGCTATTCGCCGAGCAGCTGACGGACACTCGCAAGTTACTCGACGATATTTCCGCAGGCCGTGTCGAAAAGTATCCGTTTGCGTCAATCGCGCTGTCGGCGACCGAGACGCGGCCGAGCAACTCCTAG
- a CDS encoding sulfotransferase family 2 domain-containing protein, which translates to MPVFKNGDKNVLFIHVPKTGGTSVEKIFTDSGYEKYLYDKSYGKDSPNYLRRSSPQHLHAELLRATLRLNRFDVIFMTTREPMARFKSEYAMRNKENLEPANQRVEEWTDSAFSKYMADPFVHDNHLRPQSEFYLPGCIVYRLEDGLESIVNDLNTKHGLNLSSDIPRSMDRQKRSGHSSKDVVVPENVERRVKEFYYDDFAKFGYEL; encoded by the coding sequence GTGCCGGTATTCAAAAATGGCGACAAGAACGTCCTGTTCATCCATGTACCCAAGACCGGCGGGACGTCGGTGGAAAAAATCTTCACCGACAGCGGCTACGAGAAGTATCTCTACGACAAGTCCTACGGCAAGGATTCTCCCAATTATCTGCGGCGTAGCTCACCGCAGCATCTGCATGCGGAGCTTCTGCGTGCCACGCTTCGGCTGAACCGGTTCGATGTCATATTCATGACGACCCGCGAGCCGATGGCCCGGTTCAAGTCCGAATACGCTATGCGCAACAAGGAGAACCTCGAACCCGCCAATCAGCGGGTCGAGGAATGGACCGACAGCGCGTTCTCGAAGTACATGGCTGATCCGTTCGTTCACGACAATCACCTGCGACCGCAATCGGAGTTCTATCTGCCCGGCTGCATCGTCTACCGACTCGAGGACGGCCTCGAATCAATAGTGAACGACCTCAACACCAAGCACGGTTTGAACTTGAGCTCCGATATCCCGCGATCCATGGACCGGCAGAAACGAAGCGGGCACTCCAGCAAGGACGTCGTTGTGCCGGAAAACGTAGAACGCCGTGTCAAGGAATTCTATTACGACGACTTCGCAAAGTTCGGGTACGAACTCTAG